From bacterium, one genomic window encodes:
- a CDS encoding phosphotransferase, whose translation MADNLDLSIQNLLGDRGRLSSKEKLFGEASYRVYYRVKTDSGQSFILMQMPPGKQSVSEEITNYKGPKLEPPFLNVARYLQKVGLPSPQVLATDLESGLILLQDLGDKTLEKLLPNCNPAMRDFFYKQAIDLMVELQKAGSERPDPECLAFQRSFDLPLLLWEFEHFIEYGIEDRFAKKLPQKERKWLMEAGHRLVEGLVRLPYGLTHRDFQSRNLMLHEYRFHLIDFQDALLGPAAYDMVALLRDSYVQLPMEEVVGLIDYYLGQRQKAGLPELKREDFLRQFHQVTLQRKLKDAGRFQFIKTVKGNPNFLPHVPASLAYVKEAFAALPEFNGLAEALAKHVPELQ comes from the coding sequence GTGGCGGACAACCTCGATTTATCCATCCAAAATCTATTGGGCGACCGGGGAAGGCTTAGCTCCAAGGAAAAGCTCTTCGGCGAGGCGTCTTATCGCGTTTACTACCGGGTGAAAACCGACTCCGGCCAAAGCTTCATCCTCATGCAGATGCCGCCGGGGAAGCAAAGCGTCTCCGAGGAGATCACCAATTACAAGGGGCCCAAGCTCGAGCCGCCCTTCCTCAACGTCGCCCGTTACCTCCAAAAAGTCGGGCTGCCCTCGCCCCAGGTTCTGGCCACCGACCTCGAAAGTGGCCTCATCCTCCTCCAGGATTTGGGCGACAAAACCCTGGAAAAGCTTCTGCCCAACTGCAATCCCGCGATGCGGGATTTTTTTTACAAGCAAGCCATCGACCTGATGGTCGAGCTGCAGAAGGCCGGCAGCGAGCGGCCCGATCCCGAGTGCCTCGCCTTCCAACGGAGCTTCGATCTCCCGCTGCTGCTCTGGGAGTTCGAGCACTTCATCGAGTACGGGATTGAGGATCGCTTCGCCAAGAAGCTGCCGCAAAAAGAGCGCAAGTGGCTGATGGAAGCCGGCCATCGTCTGGTCGAAGGCCTGGTTCGGCTGCCTTACGGGCTGACCCACCGCGACTTCCAGAGCCGTAACCTGATGCTCCACGAATACCGCTTTCACCTGATCGATTTTCAAGACGCCCTGCTCGGCCCGGCGGCCTACGACATGGTGGCTTTGCTGCGCGACTCCTATGTCCAGCTTCCGATGGAAGAGGTCGTGGGGCTGATCGATTATTATCTCGGCCAACGCCAGAAGGCCGGCTTGCCCGAGCTGAAGCGCGAGGACTTTCTGCGCCAGTTCCACCAAGTCACCCTGCAGCGCAAGTTGAAGGACGCCGGCCGCTTCCAATTCATCAAGACGGTGAAGGGCAACCCCAACTTCCTGCCCCACGTCCCGGCCTCCTTGGCCTACGTCAAAGAGGCCTTCGCCGCTCTGCCCGAATTCAACGGCCTCGCCGAAGCGCTGGCCAAACACGTCCCGGAGCTGCAATAG